In Candidatus Zixiibacteriota bacterium, one genomic interval encodes:
- a CDS encoding ABC transporter ATP-binding protein, whose translation MSNDTTKSSNTVFVRTVDLCRYYRPGPHEVRAVDNVNISINRGEFVGIVGASGSGKSTVLNLMAGLDTPTSGSVVVDKATLESLNRRELSEYRAQRVGMVFQTFNLIGHRTALGNVELALYFDDTPRRARQQKATEILERLGLSDRLDHRPADLSGGEQQRVAIARALVKQPQLLFADEPTGNLDFENSRDIVALLTELNKDGLTVVMVTHDLELARKHAHQIYRMQYGRVVPPESEAGETA comes from the coding sequence ATGTCCAACGACACTACCAAATCGAGCAACACTGTGTTCGTCCGCACCGTCGACCTCTGTCGCTACTATCGACCCGGCCCGCACGAAGTACGGGCTGTGGACAACGTGAACATTTCGATTAATCGCGGCGAATTCGTCGGTATTGTCGGCGCCTCAGGTTCCGGCAAGTCGACAGTTTTGAATCTGATGGCCGGGCTGGACACGCCGACATCGGGTTCGGTCGTGGTCGACAAAGCCACCCTGGAATCTCTCAACCGCCGCGAACTGTCGGAGTATCGTGCTCAACGAGTGGGCATGGTCTTTCAAACATTCAACCTGATCGGACATCGCACAGCTCTTGGCAATGTCGAACTGGCTCTGTATTTCGACGATACGCCACGCCGTGCTCGGCAACAAAAAGCCACCGAGATACTCGAACGGCTCGGTTTGAGTGACCGGCTGGACCACCGACCGGCCGATCTTTCCGGTGGCGAACAGCAGCGCGTGGCTATCGCGCGCGCTCTGGTCAAGCAACCGCAACTACTCTTTGCCGACGAACCGACCGGCAATCTCGATTTTGAAAACAGCCGCGATATCGTTGCCCTCCTGACCGAACTTAACAAAGATGGGTTGACCGTGGTCATGGTCACGCACGATCTCGAACTGGCCAGGAAGCATGCCCACCAGATATACCGAATGCAGTACGGCCGCGTCGTGCCGCCTGAGTCGGAGGCGGGGGAGACAGCATGA
- a CDS encoding DUF1570 domain-containing protein, whose amino-acid sequence MVLLKQSKSTTHCLVAIIVLLASVIADADHARGDSCTKSANEAWEGEQYKQTVELLADCRADEFGRNLDVDYMLATSYCRLPDTKDLGIEWFKWILDRYALDNTTKEIIESEMEECGKSTQGRFRGRHVRKIIAHIAGGRAAGIDYRGKTFFKPGVSPLRGSPPEFVDPRSLEELRDRIVPLRDSADALKRLNAVLGDSQDAAGSFKTEHFLVKAIGMGHISESHVAQVFEHAYVTLLRQFQVSELDSYINIYLATGPDMVVQLARDLHGLRVGNGTLGYSFRDDLCLVASVGYETEYLGTVVHELFHLMLRSSFGDVPPWLDEGLASLFEVSEYDGRDVIRGGRNEWRENVLNDGWEDRPPLNALVRMNWDRFDARGAAEQASIASLNQAYARYFLMYLQERGKLRSTYQAILRQTPDSLRPNESSGDLVARVLSESLDQSVDEAQQDFEQWYNTEIRDR is encoded by the coding sequence ATGGTTTTACTTAAGCAGTCCAAATCTACGACTCATTGTCTTGTGGCTATCATAGTTCTGTTGGCATCGGTAATTGCAGACGCCGACCATGCAAGAGGAGATTCGTGTACCAAAAGCGCCAATGAAGCGTGGGAAGGTGAGCAATACAAACAGACTGTGGAGTTGTTGGCAGATTGTCGAGCAGACGAATTCGGACGAAATCTGGACGTCGATTACATGCTTGCCACGAGCTATTGTAGATTACCCGACACCAAGGACCTTGGCATCGAGTGGTTTAAGTGGATTCTTGACAGGTACGCGCTCGACAACACAACAAAAGAGATAATCGAAAGTGAGATGGAGGAGTGTGGAAAAAGCACTCAGGGCCGATTCAGAGGTCGACACGTCCGCAAGATAATTGCACACATTGCGGGTGGCCGCGCCGCAGGGATCGACTATAGAGGAAAGACATTCTTCAAGCCGGGCGTATCTCCGCTTCGTGGATCGCCACCCGAGTTTGTCGACCCAAGATCGCTCGAAGAGCTTCGAGATCGGATTGTGCCGCTTCGGGACTCCGCCGATGCACTCAAGCGATTGAATGCCGTTCTGGGAGACAGCCAGGACGCGGCCGGGAGCTTCAAAACCGAACATTTTCTGGTGAAGGCAATTGGAATGGGGCATATTAGCGAGTCCCATGTCGCCCAAGTCTTCGAACATGCGTATGTCACCTTGCTCCGACAATTCCAGGTCTCTGAGTTGGATAGCTACATAAACATCTATCTCGCGACCGGCCCCGATATGGTGGTACAACTGGCCCGGGACTTGCACGGTCTCAGAGTGGGCAATGGAACACTCGGTTACTCCTTCCGAGATGACCTTTGCCTGGTGGCATCGGTGGGGTACGAGACAGAATACCTTGGGACAGTTGTGCACGAACTGTTTCACTTGATGCTTCGTTCCAGCTTTGGCGACGTTCCCCCCTGGTTGGACGAAGGACTTGCTTCACTGTTTGAAGTTTCTGAGTATGATGGCCGGGATGTGATCAGAGGTGGACGAAACGAGTGGCGTGAAAATGTGTTGAACGATGGGTGGGAGGACCGTCCCCCCCTCAATGCTCTGGTGCGCATGAACTGGGATCGATTCGACGCCAGAGGAGCGGCCGAACAAGCATCCATTGCGTCATTGAACCAGGCGTATGCGCGGTATTTTCTGATGTATCTTCAGGAAAGAGGAAAGCTGAGGTCGACCTATCAAGCGATACTCCGCCAGACACCTGATTCGTTGAGGCCCAATGAATCATCAGGAGATTTGGTGGCCCGTGTATTGTCGGAGTCGCTAGACCAATCTGTTGACGAGGCTCAGCAAGACTTTGAACAATGGTACAACACAGAAATCCGAGATCGCTGA
- the larB gene encoding nickel pincer cofactor biosynthesis protein LarB produces MDKNKLRHLLESIRDQRLDIDQALEQLKGLPYEDIGFAKLDTHRDLRRGFPEVIFCKGKTTEQVIQIIDKLSTGDRIVMATKAEPDLYAAVKTAHPKARYEESAGIILTGPLPKPRTEKKIAVVSAGTSDIPVADEAAVTAEAMGNPVDRLYDIGVAGIHRLLHNKETLFKANVVVVVAGMEGALASVVGGMVDCPVVAVPTSIGYGASFNGLAALLSMLNSCSPGIAVVNIDNGFGAGYFAAVTNLMGVKK; encoded by the coding sequence ATGGACAAGAATAAGCTGCGCCACCTTCTGGAGAGCATCCGGGACCAGCGTTTGGACATAGATCAGGCTTTGGAGCAGCTAAAAGGTCTGCCCTATGAAGACATTGGCTTTGCCAAGCTTGACACCCACCGCGATCTTAGGCGCGGTTTTCCCGAAGTGATTTTTTGCAAAGGGAAGACCACCGAACAAGTAATCCAGATTATCGACAAGCTGTCCACCGGTGATCGCATTGTCATGGCCACCAAAGCCGAGCCCGATCTGTACGCGGCGGTCAAAACGGCTCATCCGAAGGCTCGGTATGAAGAATCGGCCGGGATTATTCTGACCGGCCCCTTGCCTAAGCCGCGCACCGAGAAGAAGATCGCGGTAGTAAGCGCCGGGACCTCAGATATCCCGGTGGCCGATGAGGCCGCCGTGACCGCTGAGGCCATGGGCAACCCGGTTGATCGGCTTTACGACATCGGCGTTGCCGGTATTCATCGCCTGCTACACAATAAGGAAACTCTGTTTAAGGCCAATGTTGTCGTGGTAGTGGCTGGTATGGAGGGTGCGTTGGCCTCAGTGGTGGGCGGGATGGTCGATTGCCCGGTGGTTGCTGTGCCGACATCGATTGGCTACGGGGCCAGTTTCAACGGACTGGCCGCCCTATTGTCAATGCTGAATAGTTGTTCGCCGGGCATCGCGGTGGTCAATATCGACAACGGATTCGGCGCCGGGTATTTCGCGGCAGTCACTAACCTGATGGGTGTCAAAAAGTGA
- a CDS encoding aldo/keto reductase has product MSEQNSDFTRRKFIATSVGCLAAASLAGVAPGVATAEDKKSTATKGKMVERKLGKTGLTLPIVSMGAGAANDPGLVVACYEAGMRHFDTAVSYAYGRNEQMVGQALAKMGVRKQSVIATKLHTTAQRASITSPAQSKKMMASTMEASLKRLKTDYVDILYIHDVRDAATCTDEAIMEGLAEIKKQGKARFIGISTHSDMANVVNATTDAGIYDVVLTSINFTMVNDTALLNAIKKAADKGLGVIGMKTQAGGGNFPNPDTQRDYSGEVINSAAFKWAMRNENICTAITGISNHDHMRFNTGYAADLDMTAEESKFLADNSIILSMGFCSQCRQCLASCPKNSEIPDLMRTHMYATQYADFAKAKRTLKTIPNGLGLDACASCPSCTASCANSVDIPKKIEQLKEIYA; this is encoded by the coding sequence ATGAGTGAGCAAAACTCAGACTTCACCCGGAGGAAATTCATTGCGACCTCTGTCGGCTGCCTGGCCGCCGCGTCTCTGGCCGGCGTCGCGCCCGGTGTAGCCACCGCCGAGGACAAAAAGAGCACAGCGACCAAAGGCAAAATGGTCGAACGCAAACTGGGCAAGACCGGCTTGACCCTGCCGATAGTTTCGATGGGTGCCGGCGCCGCCAACGACCCCGGACTGGTGGTTGCCTGCTACGAAGCCGGGATGCGCCACTTCGACACCGCCGTGTCGTATGCATACGGGCGCAACGAGCAGATGGTCGGACAGGCATTGGCTAAGATGGGCGTGCGCAAGCAGTCCGTCATCGCCACCAAACTGCACACCACCGCCCAACGAGCCTCGATCACCTCGCCTGCCCAATCGAAAAAGATGATGGCCTCCACAATGGAGGCATCGCTCAAGCGTCTCAAGACAGACTACGTTGACATCCTGTACATCCATGACGTTCGCGACGCCGCCACCTGCACCGACGAAGCTATCATGGAAGGCTTAGCGGAGATCAAAAAGCAGGGCAAGGCGCGGTTCATAGGTATCTCCACCCATTCCGACATGGCCAATGTAGTCAACGCCACCACCGACGCAGGTATCTATGATGTTGTTCTGACATCGATCAACTTTACCATGGTCAACGACACCGCTCTCTTGAATGCCATCAAGAAAGCGGCCGACAAAGGGCTCGGTGTTATCGGCATGAAGACACAAGCCGGTGGCGGTAACTTCCCCAACCCGGACACACAGCGGGACTATTCGGGCGAAGTGATCAACTCGGCTGCCTTTAAGTGGGCCATGCGCAACGAGAACATCTGCACCGCTATCACCGGTATCAGCAATCATGACCACATGCGGTTCAACACCGGCTATGCAGCCGATCTCGATATGACAGCCGAGGAATCGAAGTTCCTCGCCGACAACAGTATTATTCTCAGCATGGGTTTCTGTAGTCAATGCCGCCAATGCCTGGCCAGTTGTCCAAAGAACAGTGAGATACCTGATCTGATGCGGACACACATGTATGCCACGCAATATGCCGACTTCGCCAAGGCGAAGAGAACTCTCAAGACAATCCCAAACGGATTGGGACTGGATGCCTGCGCTTCTTGTCCATCGTGCACGGCGTCATGCGCGAACTCGGTGGACATTCCGAAAAAGATCGAGCAGTTGAAAGAGATTTACGCGTAG
- a CDS encoding ABC transporter permease — translation MTTYDRLAISLGNLWRMKLRSFLTVSGVVIAIAAFVSMLSFGAGNQKLVTEQFEKLGLLSTVIVYPQRQTESNGDTSKVVLDQTVVTRLSKVPGVKLAYPLEAFGLTVQIGDSSAQTKAQTLPVAALQTKLLSQLVAGHSIESDSTDQALVTEELLEQVGIEHADSAIGLPIVLSISLSSLDSGLAHIFYDKGGKVRERLRGLRFDSLMNGEFVERLARQEFSAAAQRFFDGYMNAQETISDTLTISGVLKERRHGRTSIEPLIIPLATALKLDAGGLTADPIELISAIRRGAFLDDNNASARSYPRVTLDLEPTAAYEPVRDSVEAMGFEAFSYAEEFAEIRRIFIYFNMALAMIGLIALTTASLGIVNTMVMSIMERTREIGVLKSLGADERDIRLLFLVESGVIGLVGAGAGIVFGWLIARLASYIARTIMEREGVDPVELFAMPLWLILAALTVGVVVAVLAGLYPSGRAARVDPVTALRHE, via the coding sequence ATGACGACTTATGACAGGTTGGCTATCTCGCTGGGCAATCTGTGGCGGATGAAACTCCGGTCGTTTTTGACTGTCTCGGGTGTAGTGATCGCCATAGCAGCTTTTGTGTCGATGCTTTCGTTCGGGGCCGGCAATCAGAAACTGGTCACCGAGCAGTTTGAAAAACTGGGGCTGCTCTCCACGGTCATCGTCTATCCGCAGCGTCAAACCGAGTCCAACGGCGACACGTCCAAAGTGGTGCTGGACCAAACCGTTGTAACCAGGCTATCGAAAGTCCCGGGCGTCAAGCTTGCCTATCCGCTGGAGGCGTTTGGATTAACGGTACAAATAGGGGATAGTTCAGCCCAAACCAAAGCACAAACTCTGCCGGTCGCCGCCTTGCAAACGAAGCTGCTCTCGCAGTTGGTGGCCGGCCATTCAATCGAGTCCGACTCGACAGATCAAGCTCTCGTGACCGAAGAACTGCTCGAACAGGTCGGCATCGAACATGCCGATTCGGCAATCGGCCTACCGATTGTGCTGTCGATCTCCCTGTCGAGTCTCGACAGTGGGCTGGCCCATATTTTCTACGACAAAGGCGGCAAAGTCAGAGAGCGGCTGCGCGGCTTGAGATTCGATTCACTCATGAACGGCGAATTCGTTGAACGATTGGCCCGGCAGGAGTTCAGCGCCGCCGCCCAGCGGTTTTTCGACGGTTATATGAACGCCCAGGAAACGATCAGCGACACACTGACGATAAGTGGCGTCCTCAAGGAGCGCCGCCACGGCCGCACCAGTATAGAACCTTTGATTATTCCGTTGGCCACTGCGCTCAAACTGGATGCCGGTGGCTTGACCGCCGATCCGATCGAACTGATCTCGGCCATCAGACGCGGTGCTTTTCTTGATGACAATAACGCCTCTGCCCGAAGCTACCCCCGCGTTACTCTCGATCTGGAACCTACCGCAGCCTACGAGCCGGTGCGCGATTCAGTCGAGGCGATGGGTTTTGAAGCCTTTAGCTACGCTGAAGAGTTTGCAGAGATTAGACGCATCTTTATTTACTTCAACATGGCCTTGGCCATGATTGGATTGATCGCACTCACGACCGCGTCGTTGGGCATTGTCAACACTATGGTTATGTCGATCATGGAACGCACCCGCGAGATCGGTGTGCTCAAATCGCTCGGTGCCGACGAGCGCGATATCCGGCTGTTGTTCCTGGTCGAATCCGGTGTCATCGGTTTGGTCGGCGCCGGGGCGGGAATTGTTTTCGGCTGGTTGATTGCACGGCTGGCGTCATATATCGCGCGGACGATAATGGAACGTGAGGGTGTCGACCCGGTCGAGTTGTTTGCCATGCCGCTCTGGTTGATTCTGGCTGCATTGACCGTTGGTGTTGTAGTCGCCGTGCTGGCCGGTCTGTACCCATCCGGTCGCGCCGCCCGAGTCGACCCGGTGACAGCGTTAAGGCATGAATGA
- the larC gene encoding nickel pincer cofactor biosynthesis protein LarC has product MKSIHFDCFAGVAGDMILGALVDAGLSLDQLSAQLAKLKVTGFKLEANKVVKNGISGTKIEVITEEQKVHRHLRDITEIIEKSDLTENVKTGSADIFQTLAAAEAKVHNTTPDKIHFHEVGALDAIIDIVGSVTGLELLGVDQVSASPIHVGTGFVKCEHGKIPVPAPATLEILQGVPTFSTGIRSELTTPTGAAILKTLVREFGPMPPMFIENTGYGAGSRDLEIPNLLRVICGRRTPSSAPLETDQATLVECNIDDMTGEHLGYVFEQLLDAGALDVWFTPIQMKKNRPATMLSVLAAADDADRLIEIVLAQTTSLGVRVQRMERRKLEREIITVSTSYGDIRVKVCRMGERVRNYAPEYDDCRDAARRAGVPLDVVYDDVRRVANDTERN; this is encoded by the coding sequence GTGAAATCGATCCACTTCGACTGTTTCGCCGGTGTGGCCGGAGACATGATTCTCGGTGCCCTGGTCGATGCCGGCCTGAGTCTGGACCAACTCTCGGCCCAATTGGCCAAGCTCAAGGTGACAGGCTTCAAACTTGAAGCGAACAAAGTGGTCAAGAACGGCATTTCGGGCACCAAGATCGAGGTTATTACCGAGGAACAAAAAGTTCATCGACATCTGAGAGATATTACCGAGATCATCGAGAAAAGTGATCTCACCGAAAACGTTAAGACCGGCAGCGCGGATATATTTCAGACATTAGCCGCTGCTGAAGCCAAAGTTCACAATACCACGCCCGACAAGATCCACTTCCACGAAGTAGGCGCTCTGGATGCCATCATTGACATTGTAGGATCGGTGACAGGGCTTGAGTTGTTGGGGGTCGACCAGGTGAGTGCTTCACCAATCCACGTCGGCACCGGTTTTGTGAAGTGTGAGCACGGCAAGATTCCGGTGCCGGCACCGGCCACGCTTGAGATTTTGCAGGGTGTACCGACTTTTTCTACCGGCATCAGGTCAGAATTGACCACCCCGACCGGTGCGGCCATACTCAAAACGTTGGTCCGGGAGTTCGGACCGATGCCGCCAATGTTCATTGAGAATACCGGTTACGGCGCAGGCAGTCGCGATTTGGAAATACCGAATTTGCTGCGCGTAATCTGTGGGCGTCGGACACCTTCTTCCGCCCCTCTTGAAACCGATCAGGCAACGCTGGTTGAGTGCAACATCGACGATATGACCGGTGAGCATCTGGGCTATGTTTTCGAGCAACTATTGGATGCCGGCGCTCTCGATGTCTGGTTCACGCCCATTCAGATGAAGAAAAACCGCCCGGCCACTATGCTGTCAGTATTGGCGGCGGCCGACGATGCCGACCGTTTGATCGAGATCGTTCTGGCCCAGACAACCTCGCTGGGTGTGCGCGTTCAAAGGATGGAGCGTCGAAAGCTGGAGCGCGAGATCATCACGGTGTCCACAAGCTACGGCGATATTCGGGTCAAGGTGTGCCGGATGGGTGAACGAGTGAGAAACTATGCGCCGGAATACGATGATTGCCGCGATGCCGCCCGGCGTGCGGGCGTACCGCTTGATGTGGTCTATGACGACGTCAGACGTGTGGCCAATGATACGGAGAGAAACTAA
- the larE gene encoding ATP-dependent sacrificial sulfur transferase LarE: MTQQRTDRPSNQISSELMDKLERLKSILADHGSVIVAFSGGVDSTFLLKVASEVLGSQVIAVTAESDTLASSELEIASASALAFGVRHLVVRTDEMCDPEFVANPPDRCYHCKKTLFGRLTELAEELGVANVVEGSNFDDLSDYRPGFRAVDEFSVSSPLKEARLTKEDIRALSRQINLTTWDKPAAPCLSSRIPYGSPITKEKLTRIEQGENYLRTLGFSVLRVRDHDEVARIEVPVEDIGRLFAGARAGEITEKFKSFGYGYVAVDLLGFRSGSLNESLPKERHGQE, from the coding sequence ATGACGCAACAGCGAACCGATAGACCGAGCAACCAGATCAGTAGTGAGTTGATGGACAAGCTGGAAAGACTGAAATCGATTTTGGCCGATCATGGGTCGGTAATTGTCGCCTTTTCCGGCGGCGTGGACAGCACATTCCTCTTAAAAGTCGCGTCCGAAGTGCTCGGTAGTCAGGTCATTGCCGTGACCGCAGAGTCAGACACACTGGCTTCGTCGGAACTGGAGATCGCTTCTGCATCTGCTTTAGCCTTCGGCGTTCGTCACCTGGTTGTACGAACCGATGAAATGTGCGACCCTGAATTCGTGGCCAATCCGCCGGATCGCTGCTACCATTGCAAGAAAACGCTGTTTGGTCGGCTAACGGAACTGGCCGAAGAACTCGGTGTGGCCAATGTGGTCGAAGGATCGAATTTTGACGACCTCAGTGATTACCGTCCGGGCTTCAGGGCGGTCGATGAATTCTCAGTCAGCAGCCCGCTCAAAGAGGCTCGGTTGACCAAAGAAGATATCCGCGCCCTGTCCAGGCAGATAAACCTGACCACCTGGGACAAGCCGGCGGCGCCATGTCTGTCGTCGCGCATTCCGTATGGCTCACCCATCACCAAAGAAAAGCTGACCCGTATCGAACAAGGTGAAAACTACCTGCGCACACTGGGCTTTTCGGTCCTGCGCGTGCGCGACCACGACGAGGTCGCGCGCATCGAAGTTCCGGTCGAGGATATCGGCAGGCTGTTTGCAGGCGCCAGAGCGGGCGAAATCACTGAGAAATTCAAGTCATTCGGATATGGCTACGTAGCGGTTGATCTGCTCGGTTTTCGGAGCGGCAGCCTGAACGAATCTTTGCCGAAAGAGCGACATGGACAAGAATAA